TTTCTGATACCTACTTATTGTTGTTTCCAGATATGGTgctttttatgaaaatttcaaagaagaaataataCACATTCTGAACGTTATTTATTCCCAATATTATCAGGTCGTTAATGGTCCATGAGAACTTGCAGTGATACCCTGCTTGTATTCAGAGATGTTGAATTTCTTGCGtacctatatttatatttgtaaataaataaaaaatattaatggatttattaaaatggGTTTGTGCTTTGTCTTCTCTGGAGTCAACTATGTTTGGTGGATTGAGTTGGGTGTGGTAGTTGTCTGACCGCGAACCCCGCGAAAcctgattaaaaatattgttataattattacgattgATGAGTGTAAAACAATGGCCACCAAAGTGAGTTCGCCTGTTAAACCACCTTTTCCACCTAAACCTGCTCCAAAACCGGGtaaattacatttcaattACGTAACTATGTACGCAAATAGAAGTAAACTAGTCGCTTTTCCAAAATATAGCAAGAATAGTTTAAAAATCGCGTCTTTTCGCTGTTTCTAACCTTAAAATCGCATGGGACATTACTGTCATCCGGTTGATGTGTCATATACATAATCCTTTGagtctaaaaattttcaaaaatttgagtaCACAACccgaataataattactaaCTAAATAATATAAGagtttcgatatttttattttctttgtagATATTCATGGTCATTTATTTGTTACAATTAATCTCTTCCCTCTTTTAAGGCAAGGTGAAAGTCGTCAGAGCACTGTACAAGTATACTGCGCTACGTGTAAGTAGTAATAACCTAAAtttgttactattttttttacctttacaACTTGGTAAGTTTTTCCTTACTTTGCAGCCAGATGAGCTGTCATTTGAAGAAGATGAGGTACTCTATGTCTACGACCAAGACACGGATCCAAATTGGTGGAAGGCCAAGTGTAATAATCGCGAAGGGCTAATACCAGCCAATTATGGTTTGTATAGTGTTTTGATTATGTTGAACAATATAAGACTTTGTCATTGTATGATatattaaatttgtatttaattaCTCCCAGTTGAAGAACAAACACAAGAAGTCGAGTTACCACTCCATGAAGCTGCAAGACGTGGCAATATATCATTCTTAAGAGAATGCTTAAAAGGTGGAGTCTCAGGTACTGGCTTAGACTCTGCCGGAAATGTTCCATTATATTGGGCCTCTAGAGCAGGCCATATCGATTGTGTTAAAGAGCTCTTGAGTCTGCCTAATCCTGCAGTCGATGCACAGGTATAAGACttagaataatgaaaatatgtattaaaagattatagaaataaatagtGAATTGGTCTATTCCAGAATAAAATGGGAGATACACCATTACATGCAGCAGCAAACCATGGACATTTAGAAGTTGTAGAGATGTTGCTGGAAGCTGGAGCTGATGCTAGTCTTAAGAACAGTGATAATTTAATACCAGAAGAACTGGCTAGCAACGCAGCAGTTATAAATACTATACAAATGAGTTACAGGGAATATTCTGCTAATCACTGTTACGATGATAATGACTACGAAGATGAGAGTGATTAATGAAGAAAGGAGCACTCATAAAGGAGTGCTAATAAGTAACCTTTCCTGATGTACGTTAATTCTCTTATGAGCTGTCTCTTCATTGAACATattacaggaaaaaaaaaggaattctGTGTTCATTGTAAGACAAAAGTGATACAATGTAAGTTTAACTGTGAAAAGTTCAGCCTGCATAATAACACACATACCATTCCGAATGTGAGCTCGaaaatactattattattgtagcTTCAAGTACGTATTTTACATCGAGGATCTCAACAGAGTACTTCTACCAGGGTATTAATGAATTCTTTAGTATAgtgtattttgaaattttacaatgttaaaattagaaatgagtcattacgttgaaaattttatcaagaaataacgtttttattaaattatagtTTAGATATAATACATctgttttcgaatttcatccGTAAGCTGTGAAAGTATTGCCGATATGTATTTAATTTTGGAGAGTTTAATAAATACTGATGTAATAGGTAAATTCATTCTCATAACTAACAATGAAGTAAATAAGTGATTAGGAAAGGACTGGGTATTATTCAAGATATATTCAACAATATGTTAGAGAATCAAGCATTGCTTACCCACTAATAATACCGTAATCGTACTTACTCTAATTAATGTCATGCCATTTGCttacaaaacaaaataagATTCACTTCATGTTTCTGTACCatgcaaaataatttacaatacaACTTGCAGCTGAGTTCAGTAATTTCACACTTGAGTAACTCGACGTACTCGAAATTATTACTATGCATACTTTGCTATTAGTAAATACCTGTGCAGAGCAAATCGTGATAACTCAAAACAATTAACCAACTTGCCTTGTgcattatataaaaaaattttggtcatCATTTCTGTTCAATATGAACAAGTTTGCTGAAACTATTCAAGATTTTCCACTGAACCATCTATTGAAATCAAGTCGCAGTAATAGCTGTGCCAAATGTGTCCCTGCTGGTTGCGCCCGTACTTTGTTCAAAGTTTTTGTTAGCCAATCCATAAGACTATTTAAAGTGTCGGCTAATGCTTTGAGTTCTTCTTTTTCAGTCACTAGTAAATTACCCAATTCCCACATGGGTGCTTGCAGTATGAAATCGTCGCACAGccgtaacaatatttttatcaacttgttgacctaaaaaatttaaatgtttgtacaagagtataaatatatctGATCCTAGTTTAACTAATGCTGATTAGTTGCAAACATATGTGCTACATTGAAATGTACTGTGATATTTAAACTATGTAACTCAAAAAGAAGTGAATAATTTCTGACTTTAAGtagaaaaatgtagaattAAAAACATAAAGTCGTAAAGCATTTTGGAAAGAAACTTACTGGGTTGACTTTATCACTGGAACCTTGGAACAGAAAAGTTTGTGACATAATGTTGGCTAGAAATACAGAATGTCCTTTTTGAATCTCCTCAAAGTTGCGCGTATTTTTCATAGTATTTTCCATAATTGTGTACTGACTTTCTAGTACATCTACTTGTAAATAATACTGTAAGTTGTTGATAACAAACATCAAGTTGTTTCTCAACTGCATCACTCCAATATCACTGTTTGGAAATACATTAAAAGTTAGTTACGTATTTACAAGAGATTCGAAATTCCTACTTTTGAAGTAATGCCAATatgtgtttaattttttcgcgaCATGAAGTAAATACTGGTGTGGTCGGTCAATTCATTCTCActactaacaataaataaatgaacttACACATTTTTCGTTCGCATATGTTCGGACCatagattttgtaaattaatttgtgttttttttactctcaacaaaaatcgaaataatgtATTGTAATCGCACAACGCCATTGGACTGAACAACAAATGTAATGGCCAGACTACTTTGTACTGAAGCTGAATCAGTCCCCAGCCTCTTGTGtctgcaattaaaaatttcatggtCAATTCATGCAAAATGTTGACATTAGTCATGATTCAGCAATATTAATGGGAATGGTTTATTTACCAATGGGGTCTTCGCGTTCTCTTCTTGAAAATTCACCATCTTCTGGATCTTCACCaacttcattttcaatctctgGGACAGGAACAAGAAAGTCAAAACTTTCCGTTGTGCTCTCATCATGTAGGAGCATTTTCCGTGCAGCTATTtggaatgataaatttatatccCTGGTGGTATGACTAGTcggttttttatttaatatgtGACCTGCTAATCTAATAAATTCAAGGAACAATTCACCACGaccgagtaaaaaaaagtctttTATCAGTTTAATTTGATGCATAAGCTGTGCTTCTTCAACCGCAACTCTCCATAAGTGTTCAGTGACACACTGTTTGAGTTCATCAACAgttctttcaaattcaattatatcaaaagttcttttatttttcaaattttgtaactCGTGAAAATGCTCGTACTCTTTTGCACCCCATATTGAGTTTTCAGCCTTTGTGAATATACTCAGATCTGGAAATTAAAGTGTTAATtcgttttagaaaaaatttctctatttcatctatttcgaaaatttaaaaaactccaaatatttttattgaaattgtatGTAAAAACAAATCAGTTTAATACACATCTGTTGCAGTAGGTGATAGGTTTAGTGATTCAAGCACAATAACACTAAAAGTATACCTTTCTTTTGTCTGGGATCATTTCCAAACATGATAATAGTTTGACCAATGGTCAATATTTTAAGCGCTAATGATGGCCTTATATAAGATGGCAGTACatggatttttatttcgtaatcCCACATGTctgcacataaattttttgatgatttttcatcTGCTATACCAGAACTGTCTTTACTCTTAGCTAGAACCAAACTATCCTGTGGTTCAGATGctctttgaataaaaaattcgttgTGAACATCTTCCAGAATTCCGTATAAGAGCCAACTGGATAGTTGTTTATAAAACACGACATGACAGCAATACATCATCCTGAAAGTATATCAAATTGATCGATAATATGAgtgtcatttttaattttataaaaatagaagaatCTTTGAGCTCACATACTTTTCTAAAGCCTGCCGCACTTCAGGTACCCCAGTGTGCATGTGTTGATGCAAGTATTGTAACACTTTACAGCCATGAACTTTTTGGGTTCGAATCTAAAACAGTACATGTATCACACATAATGTTTCTTTACTTTGACCTTTCATCTATATTCCTGATTGATAACAAGTGATTTTAAAGTATATGATTCCGaccaatttttgttttaactAAAACAAAACGCAAACATGAGTCAACAATTCAAAGATATGTGTACCTCACTTATTATGGAATTCAGAACTGAGAATAAACAGAGATATTTTTGTATTCGTGATAGTATGAAGGTCAATGGCGTGTACGCGTCATTCAGcacgattttttccaattcgaTAACATCTTCGCGAAACGGCTGTATTGCTTGTTCCATACCGTCACATAAGGCCTGCAGATAAAGGCCCCATTTCAAATTTCCTGTGTAAGCAAAATAGCATCATGTCAATCGCATTGCAATCAGACAGTTATAAAGCATTAACCTTGATGTAGTCTGAGATGTTTTAAATTTGTCAATTGTGGGTTGGTGAAAATTCTTGAAGAAATGTTGATAGTGTGTAATTCAGATATTTTGCATGAACAAATCTTGTTAGTTTACTTTTAATGTGAATGTTATTTGGTAATATATTGTACCAGTTGCGTCATTCGGAGCACCAATAACAGACATATGGgcatttataaaatttctcactGCATTACATTCCTCCGCAATgcctagaatttttttaatcaaagcTTGCTCTCCAGGGTGTAGAAGCTTTTCGGTTTCTAAAAACTGTAAACATAGTTTGTCAGATTTTGGAGGTTATATCTTGACAACTGTCAACTCCATAAACGATGCAGTTCTTACATCAGTGTCTATAATTTGTACGACATTAGTCGTGCAACCCCAAAGAGATAATAAAACTTCGTGCAGCATTTCTTTCGCTTCAAAAACACATTTAACAATAAGATCCGTCTACCCAGTCCACGTTGTTTGGAGCTGTTCGAGCATTGAAGTCTGATTAAATTTGATTTGAGAACACGTCTGAATCATTGGTGTAAACGCATCCACTTCCGAGTTCAAGTGCATCGTCAATTGCACGACCGTGTTTGCATGCGTGTATCGCCATTTAAGG
The Neodiprion fabricii isolate iyNeoFabr1 chromosome 1, iyNeoFabr1.1, whole genome shotgun sequence DNA segment above includes these coding regions:
- the LOC124188204 gene encoding gamma-tubulin complex component 4 isoform X1, translated to MLHEVLLSLWGCTTNVVQIIDTDFLETEKLLHPGEQALIKKILGIAEECNAVRNFINAHMSVIGAPNDATGNLKWGLYLQALCDGMEQAIQPFREDVIELEKIVLNDAYTPLTFILSRIQKYLCLFSVLNSIISEIRTQKVHGCKVLQYLHQHMHTGVPEVRQALEKMMYCCHVVFYKQLSSWLLYGILEDVHNEFFIQRASEPQDSLVLAKSKDSSGIADEKSSKNLCADMWDYEIKIHVLPSYIRPSLALKILTIGQTIIMFGNDPRQKKDLSIFTKAENSIWGAKEYEHFHELQNLKNKRTFDIIEFERTVDELKQCVTEHLWRVAVEEAQLMHQIKLIKDFFLLGRGELFLEFIRLAGHILNKKPTSHTTRDINLSFQIAARKMLLHDESTTESFDFLVPVPEIENEVGEDPEDGEFSRREREDPIDTRGWGLIQLQYKVVWPLHLLFSPMALCDYNTLFRFLLRVKKTQINLQNLWSEHMRTKNVDIGVMQLRNNLMFVINNLQYYLQVDVLESQYTIMENTMKNTRNFEEIQKGHSVFLANIMSQTFLFQGSSDKVNPVNKLIKILLRLCDDFILQAPMWELGNLLVTEKEELKALADTLNSLMDWLTKTLNKVRAQPAGTHLAQLLLRLDFNRWFSGKS
- the LOC124188204 gene encoding gamma-tubulin complex component 4 isoform X2, with protein sequence MLHEVLLSLWGCTTNVVQIIDTDFLETEKLLHPGEQALIKKILGIAEECNAVRNFINAHMSVIGAPNDATGNLKWGLYLQALCDGMEQAIQPFREDVIELEKIVLNDAYTPLTFILSRIQKYLCLFSVLNSIISEIRTQKVHGCKVLQYLHQHMHTGVPEVRQALEKMMYCCHVVFYKQLSSWLLYGILEDVHNEFFIQRASEPQDSLVLAKSKDSSGIADEKSSKNLCADMWDYEIKIHVLPSYIRPSLALKILTIGQTIIMFGNDPRQKKDLSIFTKAENSIWGAKEYEHFHELQNLKNKRTFDIIEFERTVDELKQCVTEHLWRVAVEEAQLMHQIKLIKDFFLLGRGELFLEFIRLAGHILNKKPTSHTTRDINLSFQIAARKMLLHDESTTESFDFLVPVPEIENEVGEDPEDGEFSRREREDPIDTRGWGLIQLQYKVVWPLHLLFSPMALCDYNTLFRFLLRVKKTQINLQNLWSEHMRTKNVDIGVMQLRNNLMFVINNLQYYLQVDVLESQYTIMENTMKNTRNFEEIQKGHSVFLANIMSQTFLFQGSSDKVNPVSFFPNYSLLFELHSLNITVHFNVAHMFATNQH
- the LOC124174324 gene encoding osteoclast-stimulating factor 1-like; this encodes MATKVSSPVKPPFPPKPAPKPGKVKVVRALYKYTALRPDELSFEEDEVLYVYDQDTDPNWWKAKCNNREGLIPANYVEEQTQEVELPLHEAARRGNISFLRECLKGGVSGTGLDSAGNVPLYWASRAGHIDCVKELLSLPNPAVDAQNKMGDTPLHAAANHGHLEVVEMLLEAGADASLKNSDNLIPEELASNAAVINTIQMSYREYSANHCYDDNDYEDESD